In one Hyphomicrobium sp. 99 genomic region, the following are encoded:
- a CDS encoding DUF3299 domain-containing protein, giving the protein MASKHLLALGVLLPLAFSVVASSNVVADAPLQLKWADLIPKNVPGPSPMQSKTFFGGSVPPATDAGPPPPPLPEGNFMSVKRRQPGSDRPPAIVQELDGKSVAIGGYVVPLDFDATTVKEFLLVPFVGACIHVPPPPANQIIYVKTDKGFEIGGAFDPVTVTGKINTSEAFTGLADAGYTITADTVEPRKQ; this is encoded by the coding sequence ATGGCATCGAAACATCTTCTGGCTCTGGGCGTCTTGCTCCCCCTCGCGTTTTCCGTTGTGGCGTCTTCGAACGTCGTTGCCGATGCGCCTCTGCAACTCAAGTGGGCTGATCTCATACCAAAGAACGTGCCTGGCCCATCGCCGATGCAGTCGAAGACGTTTTTCGGTGGTTCGGTGCCGCCGGCTACGGATGCCGGTCCTCCTCCGCCTCCGCTGCCTGAGGGCAACTTCATGTCGGTGAAGCGGCGGCAGCCTGGGAGCGATCGTCCTCCGGCCATCGTGCAGGAGCTCGATGGGAAAAGCGTCGCCATCGGAGGCTACGTGGTGCCGCTCGATTTCGACGCGACGACGGTGAAGGAATTTCTTCTCGTTCCGTTTGTGGGGGCCTGCATCCACGTGCCCCCGCCTCCCGCCAATCAGATCATCTATGTGAAGACGGACAAGGGCTTCGAGATCGGGGGGGCCTTCGATCCGGTCACGGTCACGGGCAAAATCAACACGAGCGAGGCTTTTACCGGGCTCGCGGATGCCGGTTACACGATCACGGCAGACACCGTGGAACCGCGAAAACAGTAG
- a CDS encoding ABC transporter permease → MMIFRLAFQSLLNRWVTACLTVLAIAVSVMLLLGVEKVRTGARQSFADTISGTDLIVGARSGSLNLLLYSVFRIGNATNNVTWKSYQDIAKMPEVSWIVPMSLGDSHHGFRVLGTNADYFTHYKFRHGQSMTFASGGPFTDLFDAVIGSDVADALGYKVGDRIVVAHGVGSISFVEHEDKPFRVSGILAKTGTPIDRTVHVSLEAIEAIHIDWQNGAPVPGENISADAVRKMDLTPRAITAAMVGLNSKLATFKVQRRINDYPEEPLSAIMPGVALQELWGLIGTAETALSVVSAMVVATALLGMVTMILTTLNERRREMAILRSVGATPATVLGLLAAEGGLLTLAGVIAGTLGLYVGLYLMRPYIDHTYGLSLAIDPPRPDEWLKLGLIVAAGFIAGLLPAIRAYRLSLADGMMVRV, encoded by the coding sequence ATGATGATTTTTCGTCTCGCGTTTCAGTCATTGCTCAACCGCTGGGTGACGGCGTGCCTGACGGTTCTGGCCATTGCCGTGAGCGTCATGCTGCTGCTCGGGGTCGAGAAAGTTCGCACCGGTGCGCGGCAGAGCTTCGCCGACACGATTTCGGGAACGGATTTGATCGTCGGGGCGCGCAGTGGCAGCCTCAATCTGCTGCTCTACTCTGTTTTTCGCATCGGAAACGCGACCAACAACGTGACCTGGAAGAGCTATCAGGACATCGCAAAGATGCCTGAGGTTTCCTGGATCGTTCCGATGTCGCTTGGCGACAGCCACCACGGCTTTCGCGTGCTCGGCACGAATGCCGATTACTTTACGCACTACAAATTCCGTCACGGCCAGAGCATGACGTTTGCATCGGGCGGTCCATTCACGGATTTGTTCGATGCGGTCATCGGATCGGATGTCGCGGACGCGCTGGGATACAAGGTTGGAGACAGGATCGTCGTCGCGCACGGTGTCGGCTCGATCTCGTTCGTCGAGCATGAGGACAAGCCGTTCCGCGTTTCTGGCATCCTCGCAAAAACGGGCACGCCGATAGACCGGACGGTGCACGTCAGCCTCGAAGCCATCGAAGCTATTCACATCGATTGGCAGAATGGCGCGCCTGTTCCCGGCGAAAATATCTCGGCGGATGCGGTGCGCAAGATGGATCTCACGCCGCGCGCCATAACGGCGGCGATGGTCGGTCTCAACTCGAAGCTTGCAACATTCAAAGTGCAACGACGGATCAACGATTATCCGGAGGAGCCGTTATCGGCGATCATGCCGGGCGTTGCTCTGCAGGAGCTTTGGGGACTTATCGGAACAGCCGAGACGGCTCTATCTGTTGTTTCGGCGATGGTCGTTGCGACGGCGCTGCTCGGCATGGTGACGATGATCCTGACCACGCTCAACGAGCGGCGTCGCGAGATGGCGATCTTGCGCTCGGTCGGCGCGACACCGGCAACGGTGCTTGGACTGCTTGCGGCTGAAGGCGGACTGTTGACGCTCGCGGGCGTTATTGCCGGAACGCTTGGTCTTTACGTGGGGCTCTATCTGATGCGGCCCTATATCGATCACACGTATGGGCTGAGCCTCGCGATCGATCCGCCGCGACCCGATGAATGGTTGAAGCTCGGGTTGATCGTCGCCGCGGGGTTCATTGCTGGCTTGTTGCCGGCGATCCGAGCGTATCGGCTGTCGCTGGCTGACGGCATGATGGTCAGAGTGTGA
- a CDS encoding ABC transporter ATP-binding protein → MSEYIVASRDTRIEGESPLDAVSFENVHYSWPGTSPFSLTIKKFSLGREEKLLLLGPSGSGKSTFLSLLAGIVSPNEGRIDVAGTEMAKLSGARRDRFRVDNFGIIFQMFNLLPYASLIDNVLLPLRFSRTRRENALREGSIDDVARGLLVALGLDETVIATVKAASLSVGQQQRVAAARALIGAPQILVADEPTSALDRNTEEAFLKLLFAQSEKAGTSVIMVSHDEGLAPHFDRVVRLDEIAVSSRGAVK, encoded by the coding sequence ATGAGTGAATATATCGTGGCTTCACGAGACACGCGGATAGAGGGCGAAAGCCCTCTTGACGCGGTTTCGTTCGAGAACGTGCATTACTCCTGGCCCGGGACCTCGCCGTTCTCCCTTACGATCAAAAAGTTTTCGCTTGGCCGCGAGGAGAAGCTTTTGCTTCTTGGTCCGTCGGGAAGCGGGAAGAGCACGTTCCTCAGTCTGCTTGCGGGAATCGTATCTCCGAACGAAGGGCGGATCGATGTGGCCGGCACCGAGATGGCGAAGCTCAGCGGAGCGCGGCGCGACCGGTTTCGCGTCGACAACTTCGGCATCATCTTCCAGATGTTCAATCTGCTGCCTTACGCGTCGCTCATCGACAACGTGTTGCTGCCGCTCAGGTTCTCTCGCACGCGGCGCGAAAATGCGCTTCGAGAGGGATCGATCGATGACGTTGCGCGAGGGTTGCTCGTGGCGCTCGGTCTCGACGAGACGGTGATTGCGACAGTGAAGGCTGCGAGCTTGAGCGTCGGGCAGCAGCAGCGCGTCGCCGCGGCGCGGGCATTGATCGGTGCGCCGCAAATTCTGGTGGCGGATGAGCCGACGTCGGCGCTCGATCGAAATACGGAAGAGGCGTTTCTAAAGCTCTTGTTTGCGCAAAGCGAGAAGGCAGGTACGAGCGTCATCATGGTCAGTCACGATGAGGGATTGGCGCCGCATTTCGATCGCGTCGTGCGTCTCGACGAAATCGCCGTCTCGTCGCGAGGTGCCGTGAAATGA
- a CDS encoding DUF2796 domain-containing protein, which translates to MSKVLSGLASVAIFVAGPAFAEEATHRQLGPHVHGQGTLDIAIEGKKIEMELLSPGMDIVGFEHVASTEEQKAAVEKAKAKLADVLAVFKLPASANCKAEAVSVENRKETHKPGEKDDDDDDKPGAPQHSEFHATYTISCEAPENVTGLETIYFNSFAGAQLLNVNITSPKGQTQAQMTRDKPALDLTGVM; encoded by the coding sequence ATGTCGAAAGTTCTTTCAGGATTGGCCTCGGTGGCCATTTTCGTTGCGGGACCTGCATTCGCCGAGGAGGCAACACACAGGCAACTCGGCCCGCACGTGCACGGGCAAGGCACACTCGATATTGCCATCGAGGGCAAGAAAATCGAGATGGAACTGCTGTCGCCGGGAATGGATATCGTCGGCTTCGAGCATGTCGCCTCGACCGAGGAACAGAAAGCGGCAGTCGAGAAAGCAAAGGCGAAGCTCGCTGATGTTCTAGCCGTTTTCAAACTACCCGCTTCGGCGAACTGCAAGGCGGAGGCGGTCAGCGTCGAGAATCGAAAAGAGACGCACAAGCCTGGGGAAAAGGACGATGATGATGACGACAAGCCGGGCGCGCCGCAGCACTCCGAGTTCCATGCGACGTACACAATCAGTTGCGAGGCTCCGGAAAACGTGACCGGGCTCGAAACGATCTATTTCAATAGCTTTGCGGGTGCGCAGCTTCTCAACGTCAACATCACATCGCCGAAGGGACAAACGCAGGCGCAGATGACGCGCGATAAGCCGGCGCTCGATCTGACGGGCGTGATGTAG
- a CDS encoding sensor histidine kinase, producing the protein MSAAHSRGLSVLQEDARTRARLAASFVDERMDGLLRTLKALSSTSGNSEDNLRSELDQKGILLFTRSENLDVLSPGGSLDASLIDLDGPARSAAETALSTMAPQITAFDHAPDKGIDVWIAAQSSGSGPILLQARIPSTYIASALKNFATGGPWSISVVGPDGHILAKTRGKSAIAENLIDTNNPALVEAVADTEQFGWKVAAQIPENAEEQRAGRNWITFATLSSLLAVASFAGATWLTRIIYEDPNASPTAGMTLPFNSEGTKPRSREPAGAREQRLRQALRAGNVGVWEWDLATGAIHWDAEISEILNDLQPAHDHPARMLIRRVERYDRRRLLKAIGAAITGATPLAVEVRVRRPNGETRWIAVRGAPTEADEGKVATLAGVAYDVTDQKLSLTRTDALLREVSHRSKNLLALILAMARLTARDAVDVTSHLKDFTLRVAGLAASQDLIVASDWQSVDFATLAAAEIGAVARTDAGRVSIMGPPVMLTPEAAQTLGMVLTELALNAVEHGALSAATGEVKLEWSFPSPTTIVISWRETGGPPFLPHGPKGYGMSVVERFSTQGLKLSAHADGNAHEFTWTLTGPLANIGQARKGGSKT; encoded by the coding sequence ATGAGCGCGGCGCATTCCCGTGGCCTTTCCGTGCTGCAGGAGGATGCCCGGACACGTGCGCGGCTCGCCGCATCCTTTGTCGACGAGCGAATGGACGGCCTTCTCCGCACATTGAAGGCTCTGTCGTCAACTTCGGGAAATAGTGAAGATAACCTTCGCTCGGAGCTCGATCAGAAAGGCATTCTGCTTTTCACGAGAAGCGAAAATCTCGACGTTTTGTCGCCCGGCGGCAGCCTTGATGCGAGCCTGATCGACCTCGACGGCCCCGCACGTTCCGCAGCGGAAACCGCCCTGTCGACAATGGCGCCGCAAATCACAGCCTTTGACCACGCACCGGACAAAGGGATCGACGTTTGGATTGCGGCCCAATCGAGCGGTTCTGGACCCATTTTGCTCCAAGCGCGAATCCCGTCGACGTACATCGCCTCCGCACTCAAAAACTTTGCGACGGGGGGACCGTGGTCAATTTCCGTAGTAGGGCCGGACGGTCATATCCTCGCTAAAACGCGCGGCAAGTCGGCGATTGCAGAAAATTTGATTGATACAAATAACCCAGCACTCGTCGAAGCGGTGGCTGACACCGAGCAGTTCGGTTGGAAAGTTGCCGCACAAATTCCAGAAAATGCTGAAGAACAGCGCGCAGGACGAAACTGGATAACGTTTGCGACGCTTTCATCTTTGCTGGCAGTCGCATCGTTTGCCGGCGCAACGTGGTTGACCCGGATCATTTACGAAGATCCCAACGCGAGCCCAACAGCAGGCATGACATTGCCATTCAACAGCGAGGGCACAAAGCCCAGATCGCGCGAACCGGCCGGAGCCCGCGAACAGCGACTTCGCCAGGCTCTGCGCGCGGGCAATGTTGGCGTTTGGGAATGGGACCTCGCAACCGGCGCCATTCACTGGGACGCTGAAATTTCAGAAATTCTTAACGATCTTCAACCTGCGCACGATCATCCGGCGCGCATGCTGATCCGCCGCGTCGAGCGTTACGACCGCCGCCGATTGTTGAAGGCCATTGGCGCTGCGATCACCGGCGCAACGCCTTTGGCCGTAGAAGTTCGCGTTCGCCGACCCAATGGAGAGACGCGCTGGATCGCCGTGCGCGGTGCCCCGACCGAGGCAGATGAAGGTAAAGTCGCCACCCTTGCAGGCGTCGCCTATGACGTGACAGACCAAAAGCTCAGCCTTACGCGGACTGACGCTCTTCTCCGCGAAGTCTCACATCGATCGAAAAACCTTCTGGCTTTGATTCTCGCGATGGCACGGCTAACGGCCCGCGACGCCGTCGATGTTACATCCCACCTCAAGGATTTCACCCTTCGCGTCGCAGGTTTGGCGGCCTCTCAAGACCTGATCGTCGCCTCCGATTGGCAAAGCGTCGATTTCGCGACCTTGGCAGCGGCGGAAATCGGCGCGGTTGCGCGAACCGACGCCGGCCGCGTGTCCATCATGGGACCGCCGGTCATGCTGACACCGGAAGCGGCCCAAACGCTGGGAATGGTCTTAACGGAACTCGCGCTCAATGCGGTCGAACACGGCGCTTTGTCGGCAGCAACCGGCGAAGTGAAGCTCGAATGGTCCTTCCCCAGCCCAACGACGATTGTGATCTCGTGGCGTGAAACGGGAGGACCGCCGTTCCTGCCACACGGCCCAAAAGGTTACGGTATGTCGGTCGTCGAGCGCTTTTCGACCCAAGGCCTGAAGCTTTCTGCTCACGCTGATGGCAACGCCCACGAATTCACTTGGACGCTGACCGGCCCTCTCGCGAACATCGGACAGGCCAGGAAAGGCGGCTCAAAAACTTGA
- a CDS encoding response regulator yields the protein MKILITEDEAIVADELEAIVTDLGHQVVGIAGSSRRAFKLAETTDCDLALVDIHLSDGITGTTVARRLSEDTHATVIFTTSNPKQIPEDFSSACGVITKPYTESAVKSAITFVVDCMETGSSLRPKPRALLLSPAYAERWKVR from the coding sequence GTGAAAATTCTCATCACCGAAGATGAAGCGATAGTCGCCGACGAGCTCGAAGCGATCGTCACGGACCTGGGCCATCAAGTTGTCGGCATTGCTGGATCGTCCCGACGCGCCTTTAAGCTCGCGGAAACCACCGATTGCGATCTGGCGCTCGTGGACATTCATCTCAGCGATGGCATAACCGGAACGACCGTCGCACGACGCCTAAGTGAAGACACGCATGCGACCGTGATTTTCACGACCTCAAATCCGAAGCAGATACCCGAAGACTTCTCGTCTGCTTGCGGCGTCATCACCAAACCATACACCGAGAGCGCGGTGAAATCGGCGATCACATTCGTCGTCGACTGCATGGAAACGGGAAGCTCGCTACGTCCTAAACCTCGCGCCCTGCTGCTGTCACCAGCCTACGCGGAGCGCTGGAAGGTCCGCTGA
- a CDS encoding sensor histidine kinase: MVWVSIAVLSGLAAIVAWQWTVTAADRVAQTLLYQQGLTKWLSAAQDLEIAQRGYLLTRDPTYLASYESAKKTVNGIHSDFTRIGRNNYDLLAEIEAVHKAQQEHLSAIDKSISEAGKSTFQAGPLAQNSLDVALSNRLRDEIAAASLQQQRLFERRVAQFHDQSFWLLAAMLAILLACAALAMVALIRERQRVQALEITALTLTSANRSLEARVKARTEELAIERDRAEAERERAEALLRDVTHRIGNTLSLVVGFINLHIRHTSDPRSLKTLTGARDRIHAIASAQRRMNVVNDLELVRIDTLIQAVLDDVIETAEEGKIHLTIEVPPLLAPAQVATSLCVLAQEFVVNSYKHAFGEDGAGHVNVRLRRTGDIGAELIVEDDGNGIDANLYPAIGNETDKLLHANASHAGEGLGTKIAALLTRQFSGAISYEPVRPGQPRPGTRVSIKLPELTLSVPEDEVPASAKEMKTTAV; encoded by the coding sequence TTGGTCTGGGTTTCAATCGCCGTTCTCTCTGGTCTTGCAGCAATCGTTGCTTGGCAATGGACGGTGACGGCTGCGGATCGCGTCGCGCAGACGTTGCTCTATCAACAGGGGCTGACGAAGTGGCTGAGCGCCGCGCAGGATCTCGAAATCGCGCAGCGCGGATATCTGCTTACCAGAGATCCAACTTATCTCGCTTCCTACGAGTCCGCGAAGAAGACCGTGAATGGCATCCATTCCGATTTCACCCGGATCGGCCGGAACAACTATGATCTGCTGGCTGAGATTGAGGCGGTTCACAAAGCGCAGCAGGAACATCTCTCGGCTATCGACAAGAGCATTTCAGAGGCGGGCAAGAGTACATTTCAAGCGGGTCCGCTTGCGCAGAATAGTCTCGACGTCGCGCTGTCGAACCGATTGCGTGACGAGATCGCCGCCGCAAGCCTGCAACAACAACGTCTTTTCGAACGGCGTGTTGCTCAATTTCACGACCAGAGCTTTTGGCTTCTTGCTGCGATGCTCGCGATATTGCTGGCGTGCGCCGCTTTGGCGATGGTCGCTTTGATCCGCGAGCGACAACGCGTGCAGGCGCTCGAGATCACGGCTCTGACGTTGACGTCAGCAAACCGATCGTTGGAAGCTCGTGTCAAGGCGCGCACCGAAGAGCTTGCGATCGAGCGGGATCGCGCGGAAGCGGAACGGGAGCGTGCAGAAGCGCTTCTCAGGGATGTTACGCATCGCATCGGCAATACGCTGTCGCTCGTCGTCGGATTTATCAATTTGCATATCCGGCACACATCCGATCCAAGATCTTTGAAAACGCTCACAGGTGCACGCGATCGCATCCATGCAATCGCGAGCGCGCAGCGGCGAATGAATGTCGTCAATGATCTCGAACTCGTGCGCATCGACACGCTCATTCAAGCCGTGCTGGACGACGTGATCGAAACGGCCGAGGAAGGCAAAATTCATTTGACGATAGAGGTGCCCCCGCTTCTGGCGCCTGCGCAAGTCGCGACGTCGCTTTGCGTCTTGGCGCAAGAGTTCGTCGTCAATTCCTACAAGCATGCATTTGGCGAGGATGGCGCAGGCCATGTGAATGTTCGGCTGCGACGCACCGGTGACATTGGAGCGGAACTGATCGTCGAAGATGACGGCAATGGGATCGATGCCAATCTTTATCCGGCAATCGGCAACGAGACCGATAAATTGCTTCACGCCAACGCGAGCCATGCGGGCGAAGGATTGGGTACGAAAATCGCGGCACTTCTAACGCGCCAATTTTCGGGAGCCATATCCTACGAGCCGGTGCGGCCGGGCCAGCCGCGACCGGGCACGCGCGTATCGATCAAATTGCCGGAGTTGACGTTGTCTGTGCCGGAAGACGAAGTTCCGGCCTCAGCAAAAGAAATGAAGACGACCGCTGTTTGA
- a CDS encoding DUF1328 domain-containing protein, giving the protein MGNLLYYAIVFLIVALVAAALGFGGVAGTAMEGARLIFWVAIVLFIVSIVASFIRRA; this is encoded by the coding sequence ATGGGAAACCTGCTTTATTACGCGATCGTCTTTTTGATCGTGGCGCTCGTCGCCGCCGCATTAGGTTTTGGCGGCGTCGCTGGCACAGCGATGGAAGGAGCCCGGCTCATCTTCTGGGTCGCAATCGTCCTCTTCATCGTCTCGATCGTGGCGAGCTTCATACGCCGAGCGTGA
- a CDS encoding response regulator, with protein sequence MSIAESIAPHLPYLRRYARSLTGSQQSGDNYVAAVLEALIADSDAFDKSIAPRVALYRTFTKVWNSLAVNRVSDDTRQLDKPLPERRLEAITPLPRQAFLLVSVEGFSTAEAAQVLDVTPAHVTELLQLAGAEIAEQLSADVLIIEDEPLIAMDLEALVVDIGHRVQGVARTHQEAVAEVAKKAPSLVLADIHLADGSSGLEAVNEILESISVPVIFITAFPERLLTGTKPEPVFLITKPFEPAVVKAMISQSLFFGLKSKKSGQRAA encoded by the coding sequence ATGTCGATAGCCGAATCCATCGCTCCCCATCTGCCGTATCTGCGCCGCTATGCGCGATCGCTGACGGGAAGCCAGCAGTCCGGCGACAACTACGTCGCGGCGGTGCTGGAAGCGCTAATCGCCGATTCTGACGCGTTCGATAAATCGATCGCACCGCGCGTCGCGCTCTATCGCACTTTCACCAAGGTATGGAATTCGTTGGCGGTAAACCGTGTTTCCGATGATACGCGGCAGCTCGATAAGCCTCTTCCCGAGCGCCGGCTGGAAGCGATCACGCCGCTTCCGAGGCAGGCTTTTCTTCTTGTTTCGGTCGAAGGCTTCTCTACTGCGGAAGCAGCGCAGGTTCTGGATGTTACGCCGGCACATGTGACTGAGCTTCTGCAGCTGGCGGGTGCTGAGATCGCGGAGCAGCTGTCGGCCGACGTTCTTATCATCGAGGACGAACCGCTCATTGCAATGGATCTCGAAGCGCTTGTCGTTGACATCGGCCACCGTGTGCAGGGCGTCGCCCGGACGCATCAGGAGGCCGTCGCGGAAGTCGCCAAGAAGGCGCCGTCTCTCGTGCTCGCAGATATTCATCTGGCTGACGGAAGCTCGGGACTTGAGGCTGTGAATGAAATTCTCGAATCGATCAGCGTTCCGGTCATTTTCATCACCGCGTTCCCGGAACGGTTGCTTACGGGCACGAAGCCGGAGCCGGTATTCCTAATCACCAAACCCTTCGAGCCCGCCGTCGTCAAAGCAATGATCAGCCAATCACTGTTCTTCGGCCTTAAATCGAAAAAGTCCGGTCAACGCGCGGCGTGA
- a CDS encoding sigma-70 family RNA polymerase sigma factor, which produces MTKSDDDLQALLIGAVPNLRAFANSLCGDPTRADDLVQDTLVKAWSNLEGFEKGSNLKAWLFTILRNTYFSELRKRRREVEDADGAMAERMSVLPEQHVHMDLVDFKKAFGVLSDDQKEVLLLVGAEGFSYEEAAEITNAAVGTVKSRVNRARVALNKALGFEAGENFNSNGEFAGITRAVGRG; this is translated from the coding sequence GTGACGAAAAGTGACGACGACCTGCAAGCTCTTTTGATCGGGGCCGTTCCCAATCTCCGCGCATTCGCGAATTCGCTTTGCGGAGATCCGACGCGTGCAGACGATCTCGTGCAGGACACGCTCGTCAAGGCTTGGTCCAATCTGGAGGGCTTTGAAAAAGGCTCCAACCTGAAGGCCTGGCTCTTTACGATCCTCCGCAACACCTATTTTTCCGAACTTCGGAAACGCCGCCGCGAGGTCGAGGATGCCGATGGGGCTATGGCAGAGCGGATGTCGGTTCTTCCCGAGCAACACGTCCATATGGATCTCGTCGATTTCAAGAAGGCTTTCGGCGTCTTGAGCGATGACCAGAAGGAAGTTTTGCTTCTCGTCGGCGCAGAAGGCTTCTCGTACGAAGAGGCCGCGGAGATTACCAACGCCGCCGTGGGAACGGTCAAGAGCCGCGTCAATCGCGCCCGCGTGGCCTTGAACAAGGCCCTCGGTTTCGAGGCCGGCGAAAACTTCAATTCCAATGGCGAATTCGCCGGGATCACTCGGGCGGTCGGGCGAGGTTAG
- a CDS encoding NepR family anti-sigma factor, with translation MGTGSDPKRGDSATMQAPLPVELQGQIGQRLREAYIELINEPVPDRFVALLQKLKQREEQSREEESKEDSRDEK, from the coding sequence ATGGGCACAGGCAGTGATCCCAAACGAGGGGATTCAGCGACTATGCAGGCACCGTTACCGGTGGAGCTTCAGGGTCAGATAGGTCAGCGTTTGAGGGAAGCCTATATAGAACTCATTAACGAGCCAGTTCCGGATCGGTTCGTTGCGCTGCTTCAAAAGTTAAAGCAGCGCGAGGAGCAGAGTCGCGAGGAGGAGAGTAAGGAGGACAGTCGTGACGAAAAGTGA
- a CDS encoding cobyrinate a,c-diamide synthase, whose product MPEAVTLPPGLMIAAPRSGSGKTTVTLGLLRALVRRGLAVQPFKCGPDYIDPAFHAVAAARPSYNIDSWAMRWDRAADILTHSSRGADVVICEALMGLFDGVSKAGAWGNGASADLAAKTGWPIILVLDVSGQSQTAAAAARGFQGFREGVTIAGVVLNRVGSPRHVRFASEALEAAGLSVIGALPRENSVVLPERHLGLVQAEETVEINARLDALADFIETHVDVARLLRLATPGSVEVGGRTKVKPPAQRIALARDAAFSFVYPHLLEGWRAAGAEIIPFSPLADEAPDPGADLVWLPGGYPELHAGALSNADRFKSGITAFARSRPVHGECGGYMALGAGLVDAGGHRHQMTGLLGLETSFAKRKMNLGYRRAELLAPCPLGGAGELLTGHEFHYASILASPDEPLFTMQNSDGETLSGGGSRRGHVSGSFFHFIDK is encoded by the coding sequence ATGCCTGAAGCAGTGACGTTGCCGCCAGGATTGATGATCGCAGCTCCGCGTTCGGGTTCAGGGAAGACGACTGTGACGCTCGGTCTGCTTCGGGCGCTCGTAAGACGCGGGCTCGCGGTGCAGCCATTCAAATGCGGGCCGGATTACATCGATCCGGCGTTTCATGCCGTGGCGGCGGCTCGACCGTCCTACAACATCGATAGCTGGGCGATGCGCTGGGATCGCGCGGCCGATATCCTCACGCATTCGTCGCGTGGAGCGGATGTCGTTATTTGCGAAGCGTTGATGGGGCTCTTCGACGGCGTTTCCAAGGCGGGGGCATGGGGCAACGGCGCGAGCGCCGACCTCGCCGCGAAGACGGGCTGGCCCATCATTCTCGTGCTCGATGTCTCCGGCCAATCGCAAACAGCCGCTGCCGCCGCGCGGGGTTTTCAGGGGTTCCGCGAAGGCGTGACGATCGCTGGGGTCGTTCTCAATCGCGTGGGAAGTCCGCGCCACGTACGCTTTGCATCGGAGGCGCTGGAGGCCGCCGGACTTTCCGTCATTGGCGCGTTGCCGCGGGAAAACAGCGTCGTGCTCCCGGAACGGCATTTGGGTCTGGTGCAAGCCGAGGAGACGGTGGAGATCAACGCGCGGCTCGACGCGTTGGCGGACTTCATCGAAACGCATGTGGACGTCGCGCGTCTGCTCCGGCTTGCGACACCTGGATCGGTGGAGGTGGGAGGGCGTACGAAAGTCAAACCCCCTGCGCAGCGGATAGCGCTCGCGAGGGACGCCGCATTCTCGTTCGTCTATCCGCATCTTCTCGAAGGCTGGCGCGCGGCCGGTGCCGAAATCATTCCGTTCTCGCCGCTTGCGGATGAAGCGCCGGATCCCGGGGCCGACCTCGTTTGGTTGCCTGGCGGCTATCCGGAGCTTCATGCGGGCGCCTTGTCGAATGCCGATCGCTTCAAGTCGGGTATTACCGCGTTTGCCCGGTCCCGGCCGGTTCATGGGGAGTGCGGCGGGTACATGGCACTTGGGGCCGGCCTCGTCGATGCGGGGGGCCACCGTCATCAGATGACGGGGCTTCTGGGGCTCGAAACATCGTTCGCGAAGCGGAAGATGAACCTCGGGTATCGGCGGGCAGAGCTCCTGGCACCCTGTCCGCTAGGGGGAGCCGGGGAGCTTTTGACCGGGCACGAATTCCACTATGCGAGCATTCTCGCCTCGCCTGATGAACCCCTCTTTACAATGCAGAATTCGGACGGCGAGACGCTTTCGGGGGGCGGCAGCCGCCGAGGGCACGTTTCGGGGTCGTTTTTTCATTTTATCGATAAATAA